From Myxococcales bacterium, a single genomic window includes:
- a CDS encoding transglycosylase SLT domain-containing protein: MTQHDDTWIRTGALLAGVGVAGYYGARWLTATPPAAAATSPRPRPQAEPRPLPIIDVGPVTSPDQVEAPAAGGLPRHFDPIFERHRGAIPLAFLRALAMRESGMDPSARGTAGWGLLQIVEVVRASFNRARGTRYTRAQLLDPEVNVQIATWLLRRIVDGYQRHHGDIANLRTDWRNPRFVELVVFGWNAGMSEAAGVGRVVEYLKRHGHRAIDLDLVHEHAQAAGASRHLSNPAKVRWARSVAELYARESGFRNAGWWAVKTPGVILGEMNVTNADVSAIGRDIYATFRRPWELEFDKARARFRTERGRDPGVGKDSDPAAEWATVYGWMTPRPSAEDIRWKTYQGAFVHSWGEFEREWLAWFTSNKGTWARMWRGTYDQALDYRKRARQWREQFQALGGVPSAPAPHIPVEGGPLGDLSLSRVAVIAGAVVGAAVAGPPLIRALQKDRAS; encoded by the coding sequence ATGACCCAGCACGACGACACCTGGATCCGGACCGGCGCGCTCCTCGCCGGCGTCGGTGTCGCCGGCTACTACGGCGCGCGCTGGCTGACCGCCACGCCGCCGGCCGCGGCGGCGACCTCGCCGCGGCCACGGCCACAGGCGGAGCCCAGGCCGCTGCCGATCATCGACGTCGGGCCGGTGACCTCGCCCGACCAGGTCGAGGCGCCCGCCGCCGGCGGCCTGCCGCGGCACTTCGATCCGATCTTCGAGCGCCACCGCGGCGCCATCCCGCTCGCGTTCCTGCGCGCGCTGGCGATGCGCGAGTCGGGCATGGATCCCAGCGCGCGCGGCACCGCCGGGTGGGGCCTGCTCCAGATCGTCGAGGTCGTCCGCGCGTCGTTCAACCGCGCCCGCGGCACCCGCTACACGCGGGCGCAGCTGCTCGACCCGGAGGTCAACGTGCAGATCGCGACCTGGCTCCTGCGCCGGATCGTCGACGGCTACCAGCGTCACCACGGCGACATCGCCAACCTGCGCACCGACTGGCGCAACCCGCGCTTCGTCGAGCTCGTGGTGTTCGGCTGGAACGCCGGCATGTCCGAGGCCGCCGGCGTCGGCCGCGTGGTCGAGTACCTGAAGCGCCACGGCCACCGCGCGATCGACCTCGACCTGGTGCACGAGCACGCCCAGGCCGCCGGCGCCAGCCGCCATCTGTCGAACCCGGCGAAGGTCCGCTGGGCGCGCAGCGTCGCCGAGCTGTACGCCCGCGAGTCGGGCTTCCGCAACGCGGGCTGGTGGGCGGTGAAGACCCCGGGCGTGATCCTCGGCGAGATGAACGTCACCAACGCCGACGTGAGCGCGATCGGCCGCGACATCTACGCGACGTTCCGCCGGCCCTGGGAGCTCGAGTTCGACAAGGCGCGGGCGCGCTTCCGGACCGAGCGCGGCCGCGACCCTGGCGTCGGCAAGGACAGCGACCCGGCCGCCGAGTGGGCCACGGTCTACGGCTGGATGACGCCGCGACCGTCGGCCGAGGACATCCGCTGGAAGACCTACCAGGGCGCGTTCGTGCACTCCTGGGGCGAGTTCGAGCGCGAGTGGCTCGCGTGGTTCACCAGCAACAAGGGCACGTGGGCGCGCATGTGGCGCGGCACCTACGACCAGGCGCTCGACTACCGCAAGCGCGCCCGCCAGTGGCGCGAGCAGTTCCAGGCGCTCGGCGGCGTGCCGTCGGCGCCGGCGCCGCACATCCCGGTCGAGGGCGGGCCGCTCGGCGACCTGTCGCTGTCGCGGGTGGCGGTGATCGCCGGCGCGGTCGTCGGCGCCGCGGTCGCCGGCCCGCCGCTCATCCGCGCGCTGCAGAAGGACCGGGCGTCGTGA
- a CDS encoding peptidoglycan DD-metalloendopeptidase family protein has product MSADSPLPLVLGAGGLAAVGAWLARPGRASVAAAMAPAVQREPPTSWVFPVPALGDRRAEVSDGWGSPRDGGKRKHLGADVMFRRRHALDQAVLYPPGTPHGSLHYFMPDNVPALAIGPGLVTQARRTPRGGTVTIRHADGWTSYYTHLASLAVELGQVVAAGDALGTIGGDPTDPRHLKHLHLELWADHLRSRAIDPGPWLRRWRHRTIERAAQHRNRGAALTYRPVGARGDRYPDWVQALRGKSGVYVIRERDTAGDPIVVYVGESHTDNLYETLTRHFQEWRRYKGFWRGQYAEGHDPGLTYRRDRVEVAVRVMSGPAALDEEERLIRRLRPRDNLIGQPEDVPF; this is encoded by the coding sequence GTGAGCGCCGACAGCCCGCTGCCGCTCGTGCTCGGCGCCGGCGGCCTCGCCGCGGTCGGCGCGTGGCTGGCGCGACCCGGCCGCGCCTCGGTCGCCGCTGCGATGGCGCCGGCGGTCCAGCGCGAGCCGCCGACCTCGTGGGTGTTCCCGGTGCCCGCGCTCGGCGACCGCCGCGCCGAGGTGTCCGACGGCTGGGGCTCGCCGCGCGACGGCGGCAAGCGCAAGCACCTCGGCGCCGACGTGATGTTCCGCCGCCGCCACGCGCTCGACCAGGCCGTGCTGTACCCGCCGGGCACGCCCCACGGCTCGCTGCACTACTTCATGCCCGACAACGTGCCGGCGCTGGCCATCGGCCCCGGCCTGGTGACCCAGGCGCGCCGCACACCGCGCGGCGGCACCGTCACGATCCGCCACGCCGACGGCTGGACCAGCTACTACACGCACCTCGCCAGCCTCGCCGTCGAGCTCGGCCAGGTCGTGGCCGCCGGCGATGCGCTCGGCACCATCGGCGGCGATCCGACCGACCCGCGCCACCTGAAGCACCTGCACCTCGAGCTGTGGGCCGATCACCTGCGGTCACGCGCCATCGACCCGGGGCCCTGGCTCCGCCGCTGGCGCCACCGCACGATCGAGCGCGCCGCCCAGCACCGCAACCGCGGCGCCGCGCTGACGTACCGCCCGGTCGGCGCCCGCGGCGACCGCTACCCCGACTGGGTCCAGGCGCTCCGCGGCAAGTCCGGCGTCTACGTCATCCGCGAGCGCGACACCGCCGGCGATCCGATCGTCGTCTACGTCGGCGAGAGCCACACCGACAACCTGTACGAGACCCTGACCCGCCACTTCCAGGAGTGGCGCCGCTACAAGGGCTTCTGGCGCGGCCAGTACGCCGAGGGCCACGACCCCGGCCTCACCTACCGCCGCGACCGCGTCGAGGTCGCCGTCCGCGTCATGTCCGGCCCCGCCGCCCTCGACGAAGAGGAGCGGCTCATCCGCCGCCTGCGCCCTCGCGACAACCTGATCGGCCAGCCGGAGGACGTCCCGTTCTGA
- the glmS gene encoding glutamine--fructose-6-phosphate transaminase (isomerizing), with protein MCGIVGYVGGRQATPLLVGGLRRLEYRGYDSAGVSVWSDGASRVVRCRGKLQNLEDKLLKEPAPGTIGIGHTRWATHGRPSDENAHPHKVGTISVIHNGIIENHLALRAELASAGAKFTSETDTELFAHLIDRAVKAGATDLTSAVRAALGKVRGAYAFVVMNDDDPTTLVAAKNASPMVIGLGDGENFIASDVTAILSETRRILFVEEGEVITITKDAVAITDFEGRPKHREPKTITWSAMQAEKGGFKHFMLKEIHEQPRAVADTLVGRVDLERDDVIFDEVKLDVANIKRIIFVACGTSYHASLVGEFMIEGLARIPVEVELASEFRYRDPIVGPGDLVVAVSQSGETADTMAAVREAKGKGAKVLAISNVVESSIARLADYAFYTHAGPEIGVASTKAFTTQLVSMALLAIYLGRRNGKLAQAKARELLAELLQLPGKLKDVVDHSAQLQVLARRYGPATGFLFLGRGAQYPIALEGALKLKEISYIHAEGYAAGEMKHGPIALIDENLPVVVLAPRGPNYEKVVSNLSEVKARQGKILAIASRGDNEIGSVADEVVLIPDGAVELQAILTVIPLQLLAYYVADFKGTDIDQPRNLAKSVTVE; from the coding sequence ATGTGCGGCATCGTCGGTTACGTCGGGGGGCGTCAGGCGACGCCGCTCCTGGTCGGTGGTCTGCGCCGGCTCGAGTACCGGGGCTATGACTCGGCGGGCGTCTCGGTCTGGTCCGACGGCGCGAGCCGGGTGGTCCGGTGCCGGGGCAAGCTCCAGAACCTCGAGGACAAGCTCCTCAAGGAGCCGGCGCCGGGCACGATCGGCATCGGCCACACCCGGTGGGCGACCCACGGGCGGCCGTCGGACGAGAACGCCCACCCGCACAAGGTCGGCACGATCTCGGTCATCCACAACGGCATCATCGAGAACCACCTGGCGCTGCGGGCCGAGCTCGCGTCGGCCGGCGCGAAGTTCACGTCCGAGACCGACACCGAGCTGTTCGCGCACCTGATCGATCGCGCGGTCAAGGCCGGCGCGACCGACCTGACGTCGGCGGTGCGCGCGGCCCTGGGCAAGGTCCGGGGCGCGTACGCGTTCGTGGTCATGAACGACGACGACCCGACCACGCTGGTGGCGGCCAAGAACGCGTCGCCGATGGTGATCGGCCTGGGCGACGGCGAGAACTTCATCGCCTCGGACGTGACCGCGATCCTGTCGGAGACCCGCCGGATCCTCTTCGTCGAGGAGGGCGAGGTCATCACGATCACCAAGGACGCGGTCGCGATCACCGACTTCGAGGGGCGGCCGAAGCACCGCGAGCCCAAGACGATCACGTGGTCGGCGATGCAGGCGGAGAAGGGCGGCTTCAAGCACTTCATGCTCAAGGAGATCCACGAGCAGCCGCGGGCGGTGGCCGACACCCTCGTGGGCCGGGTCGACCTCGAGCGCGACGACGTGATCTTCGACGAGGTCAAGCTCGACGTCGCCAACATCAAGCGCATCATCTTCGTCGCGTGCGGCACCTCGTACCACGCGTCGCTGGTCGGCGAGTTCATGATCGAGGGCCTGGCCCGCATCCCGGTCGAGGTCGAGCTGGCCTCGGAGTTCCGGTACCGCGATCCGATCGTCGGCCCCGGCGATCTGGTGGTCGCGGTGAGCCAGTCGGGCGAGACCGCCGACACGATGGCGGCGGTGCGCGAGGCCAAGGGCAAGGGCGCCAAGGTCCTGGCGATCTCGAACGTGGTCGAGTCGTCGATCGCGCGCCTGGCCGACTACGCCTTCTACACCCACGCCGGCCCCGAGATCGGCGTCGCCTCGACCAAGGCGTTCACGACCCAGCTGGTGTCGATGGCGCTGCTCGCCATCTACCTGGGCCGCCGCAACGGCAAGCTGGCGCAGGCCAAGGCCCGCGAGCTCCTGGCCGAGCTGCTGCAGCTGCCGGGGAAGCTGAAGGACGTCGTCGACCACAGCGCGCAGCTGCAGGTGCTGGCCCGGCGCTACGGCCCGGCCACCGGCTTCCTGTTCCTGGGCCGCGGCGCGCAGTACCCGATCGCCCTCGAGGGCGCGCTCAAGCTCAAGGAGATCTCGTACATCCACGCCGAGGGCTACGCCGCCGGCGAGATGAAGCACGGGCCGATCGCGCTGATCGACGAGAACCTGCCGGTCGTGGTGCTGGCGCCGCGCGGCCCCAACTACGAGAAGGTGGTCTCGAACCTGTCCGAGGTGAAGGCGCGCCAGGGCAAGATCCTCGCGATCGCCAGCCGCGGCGACAACGAGATCGGCTCGGTCGCCGACGAGGTCGTGCTGATCCCCGACGGCGCGGTCGAGCTGCAGGCGATCCTGACGGTGATCCCGCTGCAGCTGCTGGCGTACTACGTGGCCGACTTCAAGGGCACGGACATCGACCAGCCGCGCAACCTGGCCAAGAGCGTCACCGTTGAGTGA
- the moaC gene encoding cyclic pyranopterin monophosphate synthase MoaC — MVEVGAKPETAREAIASGEVHMTAEAAGLLAAGALAKGDALAVARIAAINATKQTHLLVPLCHPVRVTGVDVQLDVGETKVAITVAVRAFDRTGVEMEAMTAVAAAALAIYDMAKAVDRGMVIGPIMLEAKRGGRTGVWAR, encoded by the coding sequence ATGGTCGAGGTCGGCGCCAAGCCCGAGACCGCGCGCGAGGCCATCGCCTCGGGCGAGGTCCACATGACCGCGGAGGCGGCCGGGCTCCTGGCCGCGGGCGCGCTGGCCAAGGGCGACGCGCTGGCGGTGGCGCGGATCGCGGCGATCAACGCGACCAAGCAGACGCACCTGCTGGTGCCGCTGTGCCACCCGGTGCGGGTGACCGGCGTCGACGTGCAGCTCGACGTGGGCGAGACCAAGGTCGCGATCACCGTCGCGGTGCGCGCGTTCGATCGCACCGGCGTCGAGATGGAGGCGATGACCGCGGTCGCCGCGGCGGCGCTGGCGATCTACGACATGGCCAAGGCGGTCGATCGCGGGATGGTCATCGGGCCGATCATGCTCGAGGCCAAGCGCGGCGGACGCACCGGCGTCTGGGCTCGCTAG
- a CDS encoding Uma2 family endonuclease, whose translation MVCCTPWRPLDSVGVARRHITRDEYLRMAEVGILRDDERVELLRGEVVVMSPIGLAHARVVSVLVRILVRQLGGDWLVQPQGPLRMWTDSMPEPDLAVVPTGSFTQFADRCALVIEVADSSLHKDLRIKAPLYAEAAIPVYWLVDLTAREVLVMTDPVDGVYQRVDRARPGDVLTLAGQPDVAVPVAEIVPPG comes from the coding sequence ATGGTATGCTGCACCCCATGGAGACCCCTCGACTCGGTCGGCGTCGCGCGCCGCCACATCACGCGGGACGAGTACCTGCGGATGGCCGAGGTCGGCATCCTGCGCGACGACGAGCGGGTCGAGCTGCTGCGCGGCGAGGTCGTGGTCATGAGCCCGATCGGGCTGGCCCACGCCCGGGTCGTGTCGGTCCTCGTGCGCATCCTGGTCCGGCAGCTCGGCGGCGACTGGCTGGTCCAGCCCCAGGGCCCGCTGCGCATGTGGACCGACTCCATGCCCGAGCCTGACCTCGCCGTCGTCCCGACGGGCTCGTTCACGCAGTTCGCCGACCGCTGCGCCCTGGTGATCGAGGTCGCCGACTCCAGCCTGCACAAGGACCTGCGCATCAAGGCGCCGCTCTACGCCGAGGCCGCCATCCCCGTGTACTGGCTGGTCGACCTGACCGCGCGCGAGGTGCTGGTCATGACCGACCCGGTCGACGGCGTCTACCAGCGCGTCGACCGCGCCCGCCCCGGCGACGTCCTCACCCTCGCCGGCCAGCCCGACGTCGCGGTCCCGGTCGCCGAGATCGTCCCGCCGGGGTGA
- a CDS encoding Uma2 family endonuclease, whose translation METLDSVGVARRRITRDEYLRMAEVGILRDDERVELLRGEVVVMSPIGAHHAQSVTRLTRMLIQQLSAALDVQPQCPLPVRGDSMPEPDLAVVPRGTFDAYATTCLLVIEVADSSLHKDLRIKAPLYAEAAIPVYWLVDLTAREVLVMTDPVDGVYQRVDRARPGDVLTLAGQPDVAVPVAEIVPPG comes from the coding sequence ATGGAGACCCTCGACTCGGTCGGCGTCGCGCGCCGCCGCATCACGCGGGACGAGTACCTGCGGATGGCCGAGGTCGGCATCCTGCGCGACGACGAGCGGGTCGAGCTGCTGCGCGGCGAGGTCGTGGTCATGAGCCCGATCGGCGCGCACCACGCGCAGTCGGTCACGCGGCTCACCCGGATGCTCATCCAGCAGCTCTCGGCGGCGCTCGACGTCCAGCCGCAGTGCCCCCTGCCGGTCCGCGGCGACTCGATGCCCGAGCCCGACCTGGCCGTCGTGCCCCGCGGCACGTTCGATGCCTACGCCACCACGTGCCTGCTGGTGATCGAGGTCGCCGACTCCAGCCTGCACAAGGACCTGCGCATCAAGGCGCCGCTCTACGCCGAGGCCGCCATCCCGGTGTACTGGCTGGTCGACCTCACCGCCCGCGAGGTGCTGGTCATGACCGACCCGGTCGACGGCGTCTACCAGCGCGTCGACCGCGCCCGCCCCGGCGACGTCCTCACCCTCGCCGGCCAGCCCGACGTCGCGGTCCCGGTCGCCGAGATCGTCCCGCCCGGCTGA
- a CDS encoding cupin-like domain-containing protein — protein sequence MAGPRIHLPTAFDPWKITGLTHALSTHPLLQLDALVELGKRQQARKLVRTHSAAATAGTSFADAPQLHPTGKTAAETLADVARANAWMSLLNVQADPTYRAFIDEILDELRPAIDRVDPGMCYRAGWIFVSSPGAVTPFHIDHEHNFILQIRGTKKLYVWPHDDRAVVSERALELFHDGHSRDLVTWKDAHRDRARVFDLAPGAGGYMPSTTGHMVENGPEPSVTISFTYYTDSTRANELLYRGNAKLRRLGLTPRPVGASPARDRVKHAVLASAFRAQSAVKRALGKGVRDSGVPYAPA from the coding sequence ATGGCCGGCCCACGCATCCACCTCCCCACCGCGTTCGACCCGTGGAAGATCACCGGGCTCACCCACGCCCTGTCGACGCACCCGCTGCTCCAGCTCGACGCGCTGGTCGAGCTGGGCAAGCGCCAGCAGGCCCGCAAGCTGGTGCGCACGCACTCGGCCGCGGCCACCGCCGGCACCAGCTTCGCCGACGCGCCGCAGCTGCACCCGACCGGCAAGACCGCGGCCGAGACCCTCGCTGACGTCGCCCGCGCCAACGCGTGGATGTCGCTCCTGAACGTCCAGGCCGACCCGACCTACCGCGCGTTCATCGACGAGATCCTCGACGAGCTGCGGCCCGCGATCGATCGCGTCGATCCCGGCATGTGCTACCGCGCCGGCTGGATCTTCGTGTCGTCGCCCGGCGCGGTGACGCCGTTCCACATCGACCACGAGCACAACTTCATCCTGCAGATCCGCGGCACCAAGAAGCTGTACGTGTGGCCCCACGACGATCGCGCGGTGGTCAGCGAGCGCGCGCTCGAGCTGTTCCACGACGGCCACTCGCGCGACCTGGTGACCTGGAAGGACGCGCACCGCGACCGCGCCCGCGTCTTCGACCTCGCCCCCGGCGCCGGCGGCTACATGCCCTCGACCACCGGCCACATGGTCGAGAACGGCCCCGAGCCGTCGGTGACGATCAGCTTCACCTACTACACCGACTCGACCCGCGCCAACGAGCTCCTCTACCGCGGCAACGCCAAGCTGCGCCGCCTCGGCCTGACGCCGCGCCCGGTCGGCGCCTCGCCCGCCCGCGATCGCGTCAAGCACGCGGTCCTGGCCTCGGCGTTCCGCGCCCAGAGCGCGGTCAAGCGCGCGCTCGGCAAGGGCGTGCGCGACAGCGGCGTCCCGTACGCCCCGGCGTGA
- a CDS encoding class I SAM-dependent methyltransferase has translation MQADFWDQVYGSDDHVYGTTPNDFLRAHAGRIPPGPVLCLAEGEGRNAVYLAQRGHAVTAVDQSPVGLAKATRLADDHGVALETVCADLAVYQPPLGHFAGAVAIFAHVPPAVRGPMYARAIAALRPGGVMLVEVYAPRQVTMGTGGPKDPAMLADLPTLIAALAGLDLELAEEVERDVVEGRLHTGRAVTLQIIGTKR, from the coding sequence ATGCAGGCGGACTTCTGGGATCAGGTCTACGGCAGCGACGACCACGTCTACGGCACGACGCCCAACGACTTCCTGCGGGCGCACGCCGGGCGCATCCCGCCGGGGCCGGTCCTGTGCCTGGCCGAGGGCGAGGGCCGCAACGCGGTGTACCTGGCCCAGCGCGGCCACGCAGTGACCGCGGTCGACCAGTCGCCGGTGGGCCTGGCCAAGGCGACGCGCCTCGCCGACGACCACGGCGTCGCGCTCGAGACCGTGTGCGCCGACCTCGCGGTCTACCAGCCGCCGCTCGGGCACTTCGCCGGCGCCGTGGCGATCTTCGCGCACGTGCCGCCGGCGGTGCGCGGCCCGATGTACGCGCGGGCGATCGCCGCGCTGCGTCCCGGCGGGGTGATGCTGGTCGAGGTCTACGCGCCGCGCCAGGTGACGATGGGCACCGGCGGGCCCAAGGACCCCGCGATGCTGGCCGATCTCCCGACCCTGATCGCCGCGCTGGCCGGGCTCGACCTCGAGCTGGCCGAGGAGGTCGAGCGCGACGTGGTCGAGGGCCGCCTGCACACCGGGCGCGCGGTGACGCTGCAGATCATCGGCACCAAGCGCTGA
- a CDS encoding methyltransferase, TIGR04325 family, translated as MGIIDVSKRIGKHAWRVPGLGQVLEADYARTFARRPPGCFRGVYRSFAEAEASIPSGHPVGYDHDAMSTMYRSRMDKACQSDYAVLLWLREILRAKPGSFVFDVGGHVGVSYHGWKKYLDYQPGLRWLVEDVPAIVKVGAELAAERGGAGLEFTSELGAGRGCDVLLCAGALQYVDLTVPQLLDAVGSRPQHLILNKMPVYDGEGFVTVQSTGRAFHAYRIYNGPELVTGITALGYTLVDDWTNREQHCEIPFTRGKDIDAYTGYYFTLARPRS; from the coding sequence GTGGGAATCATCGACGTCAGCAAGCGCATCGGCAAGCACGCCTGGCGTGTGCCCGGGCTGGGCCAGGTGCTCGAGGCCGACTACGCGCGGACGTTCGCGCGGCGGCCGCCGGGCTGCTTCCGCGGCGTGTACCGCAGCTTCGCCGAGGCCGAGGCCTCGATCCCGAGCGGGCACCCGGTCGGCTACGATCACGACGCGATGTCGACGATGTACCGAAGCCGCATGGACAAGGCCTGCCAGAGCGACTACGCGGTGCTGCTCTGGCTGCGCGAGATCCTGCGCGCCAAGCCGGGGTCGTTCGTGTTCGACGTCGGCGGGCACGTCGGCGTCAGCTACCACGGCTGGAAGAAGTACCTCGACTACCAGCCGGGCCTGCGGTGGCTGGTCGAGGACGTGCCGGCGATCGTCAAGGTCGGCGCCGAGCTGGCGGCCGAGCGCGGCGGCGCCGGGCTCGAGTTCACGAGCGAGCTGGGCGCGGGCCGCGGCTGCGACGTGCTGCTGTGCGCGGGCGCGCTCCAGTACGTCGACCTGACGGTGCCGCAGCTCCTCGACGCGGTCGGCTCGCGGCCGCAGCACCTGATCCTGAACAAGATGCCGGTCTACGACGGCGAGGGCTTCGTGACCGTGCAGTCGACCGGCCGCGCGTTCCACGCCTACCGCATCTACAACGGCCCCGAGCTGGTCACCGGCATCACCGCGCTGGGCTACACGCTCGTCGACGACTGGACCAACCGCGAGCAGCACTGCGAGATCCCGTTCACGCGCGGCAAGGACATCGACGCGTACACCGGGTACTACTTCACGTTGGCGAGGCCGAGGTCGTAG
- a CDS encoding glycosyltransferase family 39 protein, with protein MIDRTWRLAAYATIAAWAVFMVMARRPAAITDDWQGWRQADTAAIARNFVDEEFDPLRPRIDWRGDGPGYVETELQLYPAIVAALATATGDVELPAQLVSLACVALACALLFGALARRFGEVPAYVALLAALSMQGTIVASTSIQPDPLAFLAFTIGWLAFLDDLARPSARALATWIAATAIAGLVKPTTLELGLAQVAVVALAHRPALRRPRLWLGWAAVLAIVGAFLLYARTLYVTYGNTFGVLSGGDSKLPALSALAAVEPWRELARFGVVWGVGLLAVPAALYLAVRRRFACEELALAGAALALSLLAFRYTASTFGTHYLLPHVVLGAWLVAHVAAELPRPRVVLALAAIAALALSARAVRFVRALPREPESIMGAQLAALAPPGTRVVVRARAEGYNQQWHTTNNFQDPRVFYLARAKGWVVPNDLAGATAIADYALRGARYYVHVAQRPIDADLAAWLTAHAHRVAAGDAGEIYDLGLANVK; from the coding sequence ATGATCGATCGCACGTGGCGGCTCGCGGCCTACGCGACGATCGCCGCGTGGGCGGTGTTCATGGTCATGGCGCGCCGCCCGGCCGCGATCACCGACGACTGGCAGGGCTGGCGCCAGGCCGACACCGCGGCGATCGCCCGCAACTTCGTCGACGAGGAGTTCGATCCGCTGCGGCCGCGCATCGACTGGCGCGGCGACGGCCCCGGCTACGTCGAGACCGAGCTGCAGCTCTACCCCGCGATCGTCGCGGCGCTCGCGACGGCCACCGGCGACGTCGAGCTGCCGGCGCAGCTGGTGTCGCTGGCCTGCGTCGCGCTGGCGTGCGCGCTCTTGTTCGGCGCGCTGGCCCGCCGGTTCGGCGAGGTGCCGGCGTACGTCGCGCTGCTCGCGGCGCTGTCGATGCAGGGCACGATCGTCGCGTCGACGTCGATCCAGCCCGACCCGCTGGCGTTCCTGGCGTTCACGATCGGCTGGCTGGCGTTCCTCGACGATCTGGCGCGGCCGTCCGCGCGCGCGCTCGCCACCTGGATCGCCGCGACCGCGATCGCCGGGCTGGTCAAGCCGACCACGCTCGAGCTGGGCCTCGCGCAGGTGGCCGTGGTCGCGCTGGCCCACCGCCCGGCGCTGCGGCGGCCGCGGCTGTGGCTGGGCTGGGCCGCGGTGCTGGCGATCGTCGGGGCCTTCCTGCTGTACGCGCGCACGCTCTACGTCACCTACGGCAACACGTTCGGCGTGCTGTCCGGCGGCGACAGCAAGCTGCCGGCGCTGTCGGCCCTGGCCGCGGTCGAGCCCTGGCGCGAGCTGGCGCGCTTCGGCGTGGTCTGGGGCGTCGGCCTGCTCGCGGTCCCCGCGGCGCTCTACCTCGCCGTCCGGCGCCGGTTCGCGTGCGAGGAGCTGGCCCTCGCCGGCGCCGCGCTGGCGCTGTCGCTCCTGGCGTTCCGCTACACCGCCAGCACGTTCGGGACGCACTACCTCCTGCCGCACGTCGTGCTCGGCGCGTGGCTGGTCGCCCACGTCGCCGCCGAGCTGCCGCGCCCGCGCGTGGTGCTGGCGCTGGCGGCGATCGCGGCGCTGGCGCTGAGCGCGCGCGCGGTGCGGTTCGTCCGGGCGCTGCCACGCGAGCCCGAGTCGATCATGGGCGCGCAGCTCGCGGCCCTGGCGCCGCCCGGCACCCGCGTCGTCGTGCGCGCCCGGGCCGAGGGCTACAACCAGCAGTGGCACACCACGAACAACTTCCAGGACCCGCGGGTGTTCTACCTCGCGCGCGCCAAGGGCTGGGTCGTGCCCAACGACCTCGCCGGCGCGACCGCGATCGCCGACTACGCGCTGCGCGGCGCCCGCTACTACGTCCACGTCGCGCAGCGGCCGATCGACGCCGACCTCGCGGCCTGGCTGACCGCCCACGCCCACCGCGTCGCCGCGGGCGACGCCGGCGAGATCTACGACCTCGGCCTCGCCAACGTGAAGTAG